A part of Anaerotignum faecicola genomic DNA contains:
- the serC gene encoding 3-phosphoserine/phosphohydroxythreonine transaminase — translation MEKRVYNFSAGPSMLPLEVLEQAQRELVCYPSAGMSVMEMSHRSKTFENILEKAKADLKELMHIPDNYKILFLQGGGSTQFAMIPMNLMNKNNKADYVITGQWAKKAAAEAERYGKVNIVASSADSTFDHIPTLDPSKFDPEADYFYITLNNTIYGTRWTELPDTGNVPLVGDMSSSILSQEIDITKFGLLYAGAQKNLGPAGVTVVIVREDLLGNAMDFTPTMLRYDIHAENNSLYNTPPTYGIYFMGLVFDWVKRQGGVAALQKINERKAAILYDFLDQSELFRGTVVKKDRSLMNAPFVLPTKELDEKFIKEAKAQGFENLKGHRTVGGMRASMYNAMPIEGVEKLVEFMKKFEMENK, via the coding sequence ATGGAAAAAAGAGTATACAACTTCTCAGCAGGTCCTTCCATGCTGCCCTTGGAGGTTCTGGAACAGGCACAGCGCGAACTGGTCTGTTACCCTTCAGCAGGCATGTCAGTGATGGAGATGAGCCACCGTTCAAAAACCTTTGAAAATATTCTGGAGAAGGCAAAGGCTGATCTCAAGGAATTGATGCACATTCCCGATAATTATAAAATCCTGTTCTTGCAGGGCGGCGGCTCAACGCAGTTTGCGATGATTCCCATGAACCTGATGAACAAAAACAACAAGGCGGATTATGTGATCACAGGTCAGTGGGCGAAGAAGGCGGCGGCAGAGGCAGAGCGTTACGGTAAAGTGAACATCGTTGCTTCCTCAGCAGACTCAACCTTCGACCACATCCCCACACTGGATCCTTCCAAATTCGACCCCGAAGCGGATTATTTTTATATCACACTGAACAACACCATTTACGGTACACGCTGGACGGAGCTTCCCGATACAGGCAATGTGCCGCTGGTGGGCGATATGTCCTCTTCCATTCTCTCGCAGGAGATTGATATTACGAAATTCGGTCTTCTGTATGCAGGGGCACAGAAAAACCTCGGCCCCGCAGGCGTAACGGTTGTTATCGTGAGAGAGGATTTGCTGGGCAACGCCATGGATTTCACACCGACCATGCTGCGTTATGATATTCACGCAGAAAATAATTCTCTTTACAACACACCCCCGACCTACGGCATTTACTTCATGGGTCTGGTATTCGACTGGGTGAAACGGCAGGGCGGCGTTGCTGCCTTGCAGAAAATCAACGAACGGAAAGCGGCTATCCTCTATGATTTCTTAGACCAATCCGAGCTGTTCCGCGGCACTGTTGTAAAGAAAGACCGTTCCCTGATGAACGCGCCCTTCGTACTGCCTACGAAGGAGCTGGATGAAAAATTCATCAAGGAGGCAAAGGCACAGGGCTTTGAAAACCTGAAAGGTCACCGCACCGTTGGCGGCATGCGCGCAAGTATGTATAACGCAATGCCCATCGAAGGCGTGGAAAAATTAGTGGAATTCATGAAGAAATTCGAGATGGAAAATAAGTAA
- a CDS encoding 3-phosphoglycerate dehydrogenase family protein, with product MYTIRTLNNIAKTGLAKLPEQNFVIDEKAENPEGIILRSFDMHKMELNENLLAVARAGAGTNNIPIEKCTQKGVPVFNTPGANANAVKELVLAGLFASSRRIIAGAAWVQGLKDNCENVEKAVEAGKKEFTGPEIAGKTLGVIGLGAIGVQVANAALDLGMEVIGYDPFLSLESAWHLSPNVVHEESMEELVAKADYITLHIPLNDKTRNTFDEKLFAATKPGARLLNFARGGLVDNAALKKAIADGIIARYMTDFPSEDLLGDPANIIVTPHLGASTPESEENCAIMAAQEIREYLTYGNIKNSVNFPNCVVPYNGKPRITVCHQNIVNMIGQLGAVFTKYSVNIDKLVNNSKGDLAYNIVVCDSLPENIDDMIKDLYAINTVLKVRILD from the coding sequence ATGTATACCATTCGCACTTTGAACAACATTGCAAAAACAGGGCTGGCAAAGCTGCCCGAACAAAATTTCGTGATTGATGAAAAAGCAGAAAATCCTGAGGGCATCATCCTGCGCAGCTTTGATATGCACAAGATGGAGCTGAACGAAAACCTGCTTGCCGTTGCCCGTGCAGGCGCAGGCACAAACAACATCCCCATTGAAAAATGTACACAGAAGGGCGTTCCCGTATTCAATACGCCGGGGGCAAATGCAAACGCCGTAAAGGAACTGGTTCTGGCAGGACTGTTTGCATCCTCCAGACGCATCATTGCAGGGGCAGCTTGGGTACAGGGGCTGAAGGACAACTGCGAAAACGTGGAAAAGGCAGTAGAGGCAGGCAAGAAGGAATTCACCGGTCCTGAAATTGCGGGCAAGACCTTGGGTGTCATCGGTCTGGGTGCGATTGGCGTACAGGTTGCCAATGCGGCACTGGATCTGGGGATGGAGGTTATCGGCTACGACCCCTTCCTTTCCCTTGAAAGTGCATGGCACTTATCCCCCAACGTGGTGCATGAGGAATCCATGGAGGAGCTGGTGGCGAAAGCAGATTACATTACGCTGCACATTCCCCTGAACGATAAGACAAGAAACACCTTTGATGAAAAGCTGTTTGCGGCAACAAAGCCCGGCGCACGCCTGCTGAACTTTGCACGCGGCGGTCTGGTGGACAATGCGGCACTGAAAAAAGCCATCGCGGACGGCATCATCGCGCGCTACATGACGGACTTCCCTTCCGAAGACCTGCTGGGCGACCCTGCGAACATCATCGTAACGCCTCATCTGGGCGCATCCACACCGGAATCCGAGGAAAACTGTGCAATTATGGCGGCGCAGGAAATCAGAGAATACCTGACCTACGGCAATATCAAAAATTCCGTAAACTTCCCCAACTGCGTGGTGCCTTATAACGGCAAGCCCCGCATCACCGTATGCCACCAGAATATCGTAAACATGATTGGGCAGCTGGGTGCTGTTTTCACAAAATACAGCGTGAATATCGACAAGCTGGTAAACAACTCCAAGGGCGACCTTGCATATAACATTGTGGTATGCGACAGCCTACCCGAAAACATCGATGATATGATCAAAGACCTGTATGCCATCAATACGGTATTGAAGGTTCGTATTCTGGATTAA
- a CDS encoding DUF1015 domain-containing protein codes for MATIRPFMAIRPAEAYAKDVAALPYDVMNSEEAREMVQGKPWSFLHVDKAEVDLPKDIDVYSPAVYAKAKENLENMIHNGILGQDLLPNLYLYRMTMNGRSQTGLVCCTSVDEYINGTIKKHELTRADKEADRIRHVDTLNANTGPIFLAYKENKDAKAIIDGWTAAIKPVYDFVAEDGIGHTVWVIDSDTEIGMLVESFKQVKNLYIADGHHRNASAVKVALKRREAKPDYTGEEEFNYYLSVLFAAEDLYIMDYNRVVKDLNGYNTEEFMQEIGKKFDIAPYTGEGPYHPEALHTFGLYLDGKWFKMTAKEEIITDDPVLGLDVSILQKELLEPVLAIGDPRTDKRIDFVGGIRGLGELERRVDSGEMRLAFSMFPTSMEELMDVADEDMTMPPKSTWFEPKLRSGLFIHDLGE; via the coding sequence ATGGCAACCATCAGACCCTTTATGGCGATCCGCCCGGCAGAGGCTTACGCAAAGGACGTAGCTGCCCTGCCCTATGACGTAATGAACAGCGAAGAAGCAAGAGAAATGGTGCAGGGAAAGCCCTGGTCCTTCCTGCATGTTGACAAGGCAGAGGTGGACCTGCCGAAGGATATTGACGTTTACAGCCCTGCGGTTTACGCAAAGGCAAAGGAAAACCTTGAAAACATGATTCACAACGGGATTCTGGGACAGGATTTGCTGCCCAACCTGTATCTTTACCGCATGACGATGAACGGCAGAAGCCAGACGGGTCTGGTTTGCTGTACGTCCGTGGACGAATATATTAACGGGACGATTAAAAAGCATGAGCTGACACGCGCAGACAAGGAGGCTGACCGTATCCGCCATGTGGATACGCTGAACGCAAACACAGGCCCGATTTTCCTTGCCTACAAGGAAAACAAGGACGCAAAGGCGATTATCGACGGCTGGACAGCGGCAATAAAGCCTGTTTACGATTTCGTTGCCGAGGACGGCATCGGGCATACGGTTTGGGTGATTGACAGCGATACGGAAATCGGCATGCTAGTGGAATCCTTTAAGCAGGTGAAGAATCTCTACATTGCGGACGGACACCACAGAAACGCATCCGCCGTGAAGGTGGCGCTGAAGCGCAGAGAGGCAAAGCCGGATTACACCGGTGAGGAGGAATTCAACTATTATCTGTCCGTACTGTTTGCGGCAGAGGATTTATATATCATGGATTACAACCGCGTGGTAAAGGATTTAAACGGCTACAATACAGAGGAATTCATGCAGGAAATCGGCAAGAAATTCGACATTGCGCCTTACACAGGCGAAGGCCCTTACCACCCCGAAGCACTGCACACCTTTGGGCTGTATCTGGACGGGAAATGGTTCAAGATGACGGCGAAGGAGGAAATTATTACAGACGACCCTGTTCTGGGACTGGATGTTTCCATTTTGCAGAAGGAGCTGCTGGAGCCTGTGCTTGCCATCGGCGACCCCAGAACCGACAAGCGGATTGATTTTGTCGGCGGAATTCGCGGACTGGGTGAGCTGGAGCGCAGAGTAGACAGTGGCGAGATGAGACTGGCGTTTTCCATGTTCCCCACCTCCATGGAGGAGCTGATGGATGTGGCAGATGAGGATATGACGATGCCGCCGAAATCGACATGGTTTGAGCCGAAGCTGCGGAGTGGGTTATTTATTCACGATTTGGGGGAATGA
- a CDS encoding PTS transporter subunit IIC yields the protein MSENQKGFAAFLAKKDIVFSAKRYGIDALGAMAQGLFASLLIGTILKTLGQQLGVAILVDIGTFAQAVTGPAMAVSIGYALKCPPLVLFSLIAVGGAANQLGGAGGPLAVFVVTIFAAEFGKLVSKETKVDIIVTPSVTICVGVLLSMWWAPSIGAAASAVGNAIKWATELQPFFMGILVSVIVGIALTLPISSAAICAALGLTGLAGGAAVAGCCAQMVGFAVMSFKENKWSGLLAQGIGTSMLQIGNIVKNPLIWIPPTLASAVTGPIATCIFRMKMNGDAVASGMGTCGLVGQIGVYTGWINDITAGTKAGITSMDWLGLVLVCFILPAVLTLVFAYPMRKKNLIKENDLKLDL from the coding sequence ATGAGCGAGAATCAAAAAGGCTTTGCCGCTTTTCTGGCAAAAAAGGATATCGTTTTTTCAGCAAAGCGATACGGCATTGATGCCTTGGGCGCAATGGCACAGGGCTTGTTTGCATCCCTGCTGATTGGGACAATTTTAAAAACCTTGGGGCAGCAGCTTGGCGTTGCCATTCTGGTGGATATCGGTACCTTCGCGCAGGCGGTCACAGGCCCTGCCATGGCAGTTTCCATCGGCTATGCGCTGAAATGCCCCCCTCTGGTGCTGTTTTCATTGATTGCCGTCGGCGGCGCGGCGAATCAGCTGGGCGGTGCAGGCGGTCCTCTGGCTGTTTTCGTTGTCACCATCTTTGCCGCAGAGTTCGGTAAGCTGGTTTCCAAGGAAACAAAGGTCGATATCATTGTGACCCCCTCTGTCACCATCTGCGTCGGCGTGCTGCTTTCCATGTGGTGGGCACCCTCCATCGGTGCGGCGGCAAGTGCAGTCGGCAATGCCATCAAGTGGGCAACGGAGCTGCAGCCCTTCTTCATGGGGATTCTGGTTTCCGTTATCGTCGGCATCGCGCTGACGCTCCCCATCAGCAGTGCGGCAATTTGTGCGGCTCTGGGTCTGACAGGCTTGGCAGGCGGTGCGGCAGTTGCAGGCTGCTGTGCGCAGATGGTCGGCTTTGCCGTTATGAGCTTTAAGGAAAATAAATGGAGCGGTCTTTTGGCGCAGGGCATCGGTACCTCCATGCTGCAAATCGGGAATATCGTCAAAAACCCGCTGATCTGGATTCCGCCTACACTGGCATCTGCTGTCACAGGACCTATCGCAACCTGTATTTTCCGCATGAAGATGAATGGGGATGCCGTGGCCTCCGGCATGGGTACCTGCGGTCTGGTCGGACAGATTGGTGTCTATACTGGTTGGATTAACGATATCACCGCCGGCACAAAAGCAGGCATTACCTCTATGGATTGGCTCGGTCTGGTTTTGGTTTGCTTCATCCTGCCTGCAGTCCTGACCCTCGTTTTCGCATATCCTATGCGCAAAAAGAACCTTATTAAGGAAAATGACCTGAAACTGGATTTGTAA
- the gltX gene encoding glutamate--tRNA ligase, with protein MEVRTRFAPSPTGYMHIGNLRTALYEYLIAKSQGGKFILRIEDTDQGRLVEGSLDVIYKTMKMTGLQHDEGPDVGGEYGPYVQSERMGLYMDYAKELVEKGEAYYCFCTKERLESLKEANAEGVSFAKYDRHCLHLSPEEVQAKLAAGEPFVIRQKMPESGTTSFHDMVYGDITVDNAELDDQILMKADGFPTYNFANVVDDHLMHITHVVRGSEYLSSTPKYNLLYKAFGWEPPIYVHLPAVMRDAHHKLSKRHGDKSFEDLVNEGYVVEAIVNYIALLGWSPSDNVEIFTLKELEQKFDMAGLSKSPSIFDIKKLTWMNSEYLKAMDFDKYFELARPKLEEALAGTDLDLKKIAALLQKRLETLNDIPRLVDFFKELPDYSTELYTHKKMKTNDEIALSSLQAALPVLENLSDWNETAIHDSLMALVGELGIKNGQLLWPVRTALSGEQTSPGGAMELADILGKEEALRRIRKGIEKLSK; from the coding sequence ATGGAAGTAAGAACAAGATTTGCCCCTTCCCCTACGGGCTATATGCATATCGGCAACCTGCGTACCGCGCTTTATGAATACCTCATTGCAAAATCTCAGGGTGGGAAATTCATCCTGCGTATTGAGGATACCGATCAGGGCCGTCTGGTGGAGGGCTCTCTGGATGTCATTTATAAAACCATGAAAATGACAGGGCTTCAGCATGATGAAGGTCCCGATGTCGGCGGCGAATACGGCCCCTATGTGCAGAGCGAACGCATGGGTCTGTATATGGATTATGCAAAGGAACTGGTGGAAAAGGGCGAAGCGTATTACTGCTTCTGCACCAAGGAAAGACTGGAAAGCTTGAAGGAAGCCAATGCAGAGGGCGTTTCCTTCGCAAAATATGACCGCCATTGTCTGCATCTGTCCCCTGAGGAGGTACAGGCAAAGCTTGCCGCAGGCGAACCCTTCGTTATTCGCCAGAAAATGCCCGAAAGCGGCACAACCTCCTTCCATGACATGGTTTATGGTGATATCACCGTGGATAATGCGGAGCTGGATGACCAGATTCTGATGAAGGCAGACGGCTTCCCGACCTATAACTTCGCCAATGTTGTGGATGACCACCTCATGCACATCACCCATGTTGTCCGCGGCAGTGAATATCTTTCCTCCACACCCAAGTATAACCTGCTTTATAAAGCATTCGGATGGGAGCCTCCTATTTATGTACACCTGCCCGCCGTTATGCGTGACGCACACCATAAGCTTTCCAAGCGTCATGGCGATAAATCCTTCGAGGATTTGGTAAATGAAGGCTATGTGGTAGAAGCCATCGTGAACTATATCGCACTGCTTGGCTGGAGTCCCTCTGATAATGTGGAAATCTTCACCCTCAAGGAACTGGAACAGAAATTTGATATGGCGGGGCTGAGCAAATCTCCCTCCATCTTCGATATCAAAAAGCTGACATGGATGAACAGTGAATACCTCAAGGCGATGGACTTCGATAAATATTTTGAACTGGCAAGACCTAAGCTGGAGGAGGCACTGGCAGGCACCGATTTAGACCTGAAAAAAATCGCGGCACTGCTCCAGAAGCGTCTTGAAACCCTCAATGATATCCCCCGCCTGGTGGATTTCTTCAAGGAGCTGCCCGATTACAGCACAGAGCTGTATACCCATAAGAAAATGAAAACCAACGATGAAATCGCACTGTCCTCCTTACAGGCGGCTCTGCCTGTTTTGGAGAACCTGTCCGATTGGAATGAAACTGCCATCCATGACAGCCTGATGGCACTGGTCGGTGAGCTGGGCATCAAAAACGGTCAGCTGCTCTGGCCCGTCAGAACAGCCCTCTCCGGTGAGCAGACCTCTCCCGGCGGTGCAATGGAGCTGGCGGATATCCTCGGAAAAGAGGAGGCTCTGCGCAGAATCCGCAAGGGGATTGAGAAATTGAGTAAGTAA
- a CDS encoding AI-2E family transporter: protein MQLDKDTLRKLRGLIIFTLVILVGLWRFSIVLQAVKTILHILFPFLLGGAIAFVLSVPMNRIRKRLFANAKEKQKKFAAPVSLILTLIFVLALLSLVTIVVVPELGNTIATLGKTLPEKVPILMKKAEQLVSNHPELVDYIDEVQAQLNWEEILNQLVTFFRIGANSMLSSTISVATGIVSGVGTFFIGLVFACYILLQQEFLKRQMKKLIFAYLKEKHANRFLQICALTYRTFSNFLTGQCLEAVILGMMFFISMTILRFPFAVLVGVLIAFTALIPIFGAFIGCVVGAFLILTISPSQAAAFIVLFIVLQQIEGNLIYPKVVGGSIGLPAIWVLVAVTLGGSLFGIVGMLVFIPIVSVVYTLLKENVNQRLSEKNIKID from the coding sequence ATGCAGTTAGACAAGGATACGCTCCGCAAGCTGCGGGGCTTAATTATATTTACACTGGTGATTCTGGTGGGGCTTTGGCGGTTTAGCATTGTGCTACAGGCGGTAAAAACGATTTTGCACATCCTGTTCCCCTTCCTTCTGGGGGGCGCGATTGCATTTGTGCTGAGTGTGCCGATGAACCGCATCCGGAAGCGGCTGTTTGCAAACGCAAAGGAAAAGCAGAAAAAATTTGCCGCACCCGTCAGCCTGATTCTGACGCTGATTTTTGTGCTGGCACTATTGAGCCTTGTGACGATTGTGGTTGTGCCGGAGCTGGGAAATACCATTGCTACGCTTGGGAAAACACTGCCCGAAAAGGTGCCCATACTGATGAAAAAGGCGGAACAGCTTGTTTCCAACCATCCTGAGCTGGTGGACTACATAGACGAGGTACAGGCACAGCTGAATTGGGAGGAAATTCTGAATCAGCTTGTGACATTCTTCCGCATAGGGGCAAATTCCATGCTGAGTTCTACCATCAGCGTAGCGACAGGAATTGTGAGCGGCGTGGGGACATTTTTCATCGGTCTTGTTTTCGCCTGCTATATCCTGTTGCAGCAGGAATTTCTGAAGCGGCAGATGAAAAAGCTGATTTTCGCCTATCTGAAGGAAAAGCACGCAAACCGTTTTCTGCAAATCTGCGCGCTGACGTATCGCACGTTTTCAAATTTCCTGACAGGGCAGTGCCTAGAGGCGGTGATTCTGGGGATGATGTTCTTCATTTCCATGACGATTCTGCGGTTCCCCTTTGCTGTTCTGGTTGGGGTGCTGATTGCATTTACGGCACTGATTCCCATTTTCGGGGCATTTATCGGCTGTGTCGTAGGGGCGTTTCTGATTTTGACGATCAGCCCCTCGCAAGCAGCTGCGTTTATCGTGCTATTTATTGTATTACAGCAGATTGAAGGAAATCTGATTTACCCGAAGGTGGTCGGCGGCTCGATTGGACTGCCTGCAATCTGGGTGCTGGTTGCGGTGACGCTGGGCGGCAGCCTGTTCGGGATTGTCGGGATGCTGGTGTTTATCCCGATTGTTTCGGTGGTGTATACACTGCTGAAGGAAAACGTCAACCAACGGCTCAGCGAAAAGAATATCAAAATCGACTAA
- a CDS encoding N-acetylmuramoyl-L-alanine amidase: MKGKNWREYEPPKRRRRRRRKGGLLRKLRFAVVLFLVGYVGFLVYYNFGKPYTVALDAGHGGADVGAEGVIQEVALTEQTVAALQTLLEEDGRFRVVLSRKAGEGATVTERNHKFRRRHPDLMLSVHGNASDSSSANGFECYPSPPGYENHEESLAFAACLAQEMQNIGANLRGTGIAGVRYGYYDENGNKLLRDSSDTTVYSYDTFGMLKNMSCPAVLAEQCFITNTSDVESFGTEEGCKHAAEAYYRAICGYLESADSRG; encoded by the coding sequence ATGAAGGGAAAAAACTGGAGGGAATATGAACCGCCGAAGCGCCGTCGGCGCAGAAGAAGAAAGGGCGGACTTTTGCGCAAGCTGCGTTTCGCAGTGGTGCTGTTTTTGGTTGGCTATGTCGGCTTTCTGGTCTATTATAATTTCGGCAAGCCCTATACCGTTGCACTGGATGCAGGGCATGGCGGGGCGGATGTCGGCGCAGAGGGCGTGATACAGGAGGTCGCACTGACGGAGCAGACTGTAGCCGCGCTGCAAACCCTTCTGGAGGAGGACGGACGCTTCCGCGTGGTGCTGTCCCGTAAGGCAGGCGAGGGCGCAACCGTCACCGAGCGTAACCATAAATTCCGCCGCAGACACCCCGATTTAATGCTCTCTGTCCATGGCAACGCAAGCGACAGCAGCAGTGCCAATGGCTTTGAGTGCTATCCTTCGCCTCCCGGCTATGAAAACCACGAAGAAAGCCTTGCCTTTGCTGCATGTCTGGCGCAGGAAATGCAGAATATAGGCGCAAATCTCCGCGGTACGGGCATTGCAGGCGTGCGCTATGGCTATTATGATGAAAACGGCAATAAGCTGCTGCGCGATTCGAGCGATACCACGGTCTATTCCTATGATACCTTTGGTATGCTCAAAAATATGAGCTGCCCTGCGGTTCTGGCGGAGCAGTGCTTTATTACCAATACATCCGATGTGGAAAGCTTCGGCACGGAGGAGGGCTGCAAGCATGCGGCAGAGGCGTATTACCGTGCCATTTGCGGTTATTTGGAGAGCGCAGACAGCCGAGGGTAA
- a CDS encoding MBL fold metallo-hydrolase codes for MKITYLHHSGFSVETETKVLLFDYYTEGGRKAYFDPAAYPDKAVFVFVSHAHEDHYDRRILSWAKLPNVRYVLSFDVRTEAGFEGRVLCAEPHRTYDFDGISIQTLQSNDEGVAFLVKADGKIIYHAGDLNWWHWNGEPEDFNADIEKSYTAEINRLKGEKIDVAFVPADLRLQDKYFWAVNYFLKTVGAKRLFPMHFWGRFDVCTMLRQLGYGETIAEITQENEKFEI; via the coding sequence ATGAAGATAACCTATCTGCACCACAGCGGCTTTTCCGTTGAAACCGAAACAAAGGTGCTTTTGTTTGATTATTATACAGAGGGCGGCAGAAAAGCGTATTTCGACCCCGCCGCATACCCCGATAAAGCAGTTTTCGTCTTTGTCTCCCATGCACATGAGGATCATTATGACAGACGGATTCTTTCGTGGGCAAAGCTCCCCAATGTCCGCTATGTGCTTTCCTTTGATGTGCGGACAGAAGCAGGCTTTGAAGGCAGAGTCCTCTGCGCCGAGCCGCACCGGACATACGATTTTGACGGCATTTCCATCCAAACGCTCCAATCCAATGATGAGGGTGTTGCGTTTCTGGTCAAGGCGGATGGCAAAATCATCTACCACGCAGGCGATTTGAATTGGTGGCATTGGAACGGCGAGCCGGAGGACTTTAATGCCGATATCGAAAAAAGCTATACTGCGGAAATCAATCGGCTGAAGGGCGAGAAAATAGACGTTGCCTTTGTCCCTGCGGATTTGCGCCTGCAGGATAAATATTTCTGGGCGGTCAATTATTTTCTCAAGACCGTCGGCGCAAAAAGGCTGTTTCCCATGCACTTCTGGGGACGCTTTGATGTCTGCACGATGCTGCGTCAGCTTGGCTATGGTGAAACGATTGCGGAAATCACGCAGGAAAACGAAAAATTTGAAATTTAA
- a CDS encoding M56 family metallopeptidase — translation MRIFLEYLKVGLWMLPIILPALWLLPRLSKRYAAKVSYVIWLVLAVRLLIPWNLTLPQETAPIHVAISEEQANEWVQAKFNPVQAPPKAEGAAAAAQKQTQPQAEPLQPLQIGFALWLAGVLFFALRTAVSVFRMKRLLRRWEKEPSAEAKAFFAETAGKTQPRLMVCPVLESPMAVGLFRTTVYLPHEHYTAQELEMIFRHELIHWRRKDLWYKLLLLAARSIHWCNPLVWRMAKRAERDLEISCDSMAVQGRDAAYRKAYGLMILQEAERSIEKQAALTTCFTDGKRALQERLVEIMNQSKRKKGMALVSVMLVLTLTCGCLISCGKDEKASESTQDTAVSQGTLTAEQRKLTERWAEALSDRDGKIRYKEMGKAAKAQFIAEQKALGGEDWNYVIGGSSPWVDSYTIEERENAAMITYTMQDSQPAYYTMKELLKFGEENGKTVVAGYLTSNLYWEDGKVHPTVSRTESDLDEGIWDFLSQSVVGFISQSGWDVYELEAFNFNRISVTRTPLANGREQVTVDFGLNMHYRNPFRDPDEAGYIRRAKEAGQSVYAVYYKEYYEEKEGNTYFRFTCEVQADAQKINEDTCYPETFHLYNDDFDPHRITFHKKNPAWDGWYEETPTDGWFCTVTPAKDANTVTVARKIRIEDATGRTNNGYFDLNLDYTTTLPVAEDAAFTVGGAGEAPAMLNAKEWLSRLQSGKVGQSVTLFFGKDANGNTVITEGREGFWSKKAV, via the coding sequence GCGAATGAATGGGTACAGGCGAAATTCAATCCCGTGCAGGCACCGCCAAAGGCAGAAGGCGCAGCAGCCGCAGCACAAAAGCAGACACAGCCCCAAGCCGAACCCTTGCAGCCCTTGCAGATTGGCTTTGCGCTCTGGCTGGCAGGCGTGCTGTTTTTCGCCCTGCGGACAGCGGTTTCCGTTTTTCGGATGAAAAGGCTGCTCCGCCGTTGGGAGAAAGAGCCCTCTGCCGAAGCAAAGGCGTTTTTCGCCGAAACGGCAGGCAAAACGCAGCCGCGGCTCATGGTTTGCCCTGTGCTGGAAAGTCCTATGGCGGTCGGTTTATTCCGCACAACTGTCTATCTGCCCCATGAGCACTACACCGCGCAGGAGCTGGAAATGATTTTCCGTCATGAGCTGATCCATTGGCGGCGGAAGGATTTGTGGTATAAGCTGCTGCTGCTTGCCGCAAGAAGTATCCATTGGTGCAACCCTTTGGTCTGGCGGATGGCAAAGCGCGCAGAGCGGGATTTGGAAATTTCCTGCGACAGCATGGCGGTGCAGGGCAGGGATGCGGCGTATCGCAAGGCGTATGGCCTGATGATTTTGCAGGAGGCGGAGCGCAGCATCGAAAAGCAGGCAGCATTGACAACCTGTTTCACCGATGGGAAACGGGCATTGCAGGAAAGGCTGGTGGAGATTATGAATCAAAGCAAACGAAAAAAGGGCATGGCACTGGTTTCTGTTATGCTTGTGCTGACATTGACCTGCGGTTGCCTCATCAGCTGTGGAAAGGACGAGAAAGCATCGGAGTCCACGCAGGATACAGCAGTAAGTCAAGGCACCCTGACCGCAGAACAGCGCAAGCTGACTGAGCGGTGGGCAGAGGCTCTTTCCGACAGAGATGGCAAAATCCGCTATAAAGAGATGGGCAAGGCTGCCAAGGCGCAGTTTATCGCAGAGCAGAAGGCGCTTGGTGGCGAGGATTGGAATTATGTCATCGGCGGCTCCAGCCCTTGGGTGGATTCCTATACCATCGAGGAGCGCGAAAATGCAGCCATGATTACCTATACCATGCAGGATAGCCAGCCTGCTTATTACACCATGAAGGAGCTTTTGAAATTCGGGGAGGAAAACGGAAAAACCGTTGTCGCCGGCTATCTCACCTCCAATCTCTATTGGGAGGACGGCAAGGTGCATCCCACCGTTTCCCGTACAGAATCGGATTTGGACGAAGGTATTTGGGACTTTCTTTCGCAGAGCGTGGTCGGCTTTATCAGCCAAAGCGGTTGGGATGTGTATGAATTGGAGGCCTTCAATTTTAACCGCATCAGCGTGACACGCACCCCTCTGGCAAACGGCAGAGAACAGGTGACCGTGGATTTCGGCTTGAATATGCATTATAGAAATCCCTTCCGCGACCCCGATGAGGCAGGCTATATCCGCCGCGCAAAGGAGGCGGGACAGTCTGTGTATGCTGTGTATTATAAGGAATATTATGAGGAAAAAGAGGGAAATACCTATTTCCGCTTTACCTGCGAGGTGCAGGCGGATGCACAGAAAATCAATGAGGACACCTGCTATCCGGAAACCTTCCATCTCTATAATGATGATTTCGATCCGCATAGGATTACCTTTCACAAGAAAAATCCCGCTTGGGATGGTTGGTATGAGGAAACACCTACGGATGGCTGGTTCTGCACCGTTACCCCTGCCAAGGATGCGAATACCGTCACCGTTGCCAGAAAAATCCGTATCGAGGATGCCACAGGCAGAACGAATAACGGCTATTTCGATTTGAATCTTGACTATACGACCACCCTCCCCGTTGCGGAGGATGCAGCCTTTACCGTTGGCGGCGCAGGCGAAGCCCCTGCCATGCTGAACGCGAAGGAATGGCTTTCCCGTCTGCAAAGCGGAAAGGTCGGGCAGAGCGTGACGCTGTTCTTCGGGAAAGATGCAAACGGAAACACCGTAATTACCGAGGGCAGAGAAGGCTTCTGGTCGAAGAAGGCCGTCTGA